In one Natronosalvus amylolyticus genomic region, the following are encoded:
- a CDS encoding ABC transporter permease, producing the protein MSSNESDTVLTLRERIAANPRPALIWVAGLALLILLELGRIVGWILAAGGAVRMVLGAVPSVPWWVADNVADGLSSVSGGLGQIGGAVGFSVTAALVLIAAAFLVKPLFVPFSVSKKIGLDARRVGPDALSENLLERLVIAAGLGVGAALVLVTPLGGALEAAVASLTNALEWVANGWTLSDRELISNEGHRSPDGGWEGTFLGLSPAVAWAIRVLVIYAYAFAALVWLWKGYTTYREHYRGADWTPRDDWINRFRTHYWGIFGLIVVFGFVVLALWAPALGAANAEANLYSPYQNEFEYLTDDGEVESIAHGTANIQSRSQGGDSTVGIMSYDDYDRWAPLGTNPDGKDLFTFLAFGARTSLMIGLIGIGIATSIALMMSLITAYYKGTIDIATIVVSDTIISVPVFLMVLLLSVVFQQGNHPLADIYSGGLLLALIFGALYWPGLWRAIRGPSLQVAEQEWVDAAKSYGQTPMKTMRKHMAPYILSYIMIYASLLLGGVIITTAALSFLGLGINPPTPEWGRMVSDGRSYVSTSSWHIATVPGILIVLVVTGFNALGDGIRDAMDPESESGDAGTTAAATGGGG; encoded by the coding sequence ATGTCATCTAATGAGTCAGACACTGTCTTGACGCTTCGAGAACGAATCGCGGCGAACCCACGACCGGCACTCATCTGGGTGGCGGGACTGGCGCTGTTGATCCTCCTCGAGCTCGGTCGAATCGTCGGCTGGATACTTGCCGCTGGCGGGGCCGTACGAATGGTCCTCGGGGCCGTTCCATCGGTTCCGTGGTGGGTCGCTGATAACGTCGCTGACGGGTTAAGCAGCGTTTCAGGCGGCCTCGGTCAAATTGGCGGAGCGGTCGGATTCAGCGTAACGGCTGCCTTAGTATTGATCGCTGCTGCCTTCCTGGTCAAACCGCTGTTCGTCCCGTTTTCGGTCTCGAAGAAAATCGGGCTCGATGCTAGACGGGTCGGCCCGGACGCGCTCAGCGAGAACCTGCTCGAGCGACTCGTGATCGCTGCAGGCCTCGGTGTCGGTGCTGCTCTGGTCTTGGTGACGCCGCTTGGTGGTGCCCTCGAAGCGGCAGTTGCCAGCCTGACGAACGCCCTCGAGTGGGTCGCAAACGGCTGGACGCTCAGTGACCGAGAACTGATCTCAAACGAAGGTCACCGATCGCCGGATGGTGGTTGGGAAGGAACCTTCCTCGGACTTTCGCCAGCAGTTGCCTGGGCGATCCGCGTCCTCGTCATTTACGCGTACGCATTCGCCGCGCTCGTCTGGCTCTGGAAGGGCTATACGACCTACCGTGAACACTACCGCGGAGCAGATTGGACGCCTCGAGACGACTGGATTAACCGGTTCCGAACCCACTACTGGGGCATCTTCGGGCTTATCGTCGTCTTCGGGTTCGTCGTTCTCGCGCTGTGGGCACCGGCTCTCGGTGCGGCAAACGCGGAGGCGAATCTCTACAGCCCCTATCAGAACGAATTCGAATATCTCACTGACGACGGGGAAGTCGAATCGATAGCGCACGGGACTGCAAACATTCAGAGCCGGTCTCAGGGTGGTGACAGCACGGTTGGGATTATGAGCTACGATGATTACGATCGGTGGGCGCCATTAGGAACGAACCCCGACGGGAAGGACCTCTTTACGTTCCTCGCGTTCGGAGCGCGTACGTCGCTCATGATCGGGCTGATCGGTATCGGTATCGCTACCTCGATTGCACTGATGATGTCGCTGATCACGGCGTACTACAAAGGTACTATCGACATCGCGACAATTGTGGTGAGTGACACAATCATCTCCGTTCCTGTCTTCCTGATGGTGTTGTTGCTCTCCGTGGTTTTCCAACAGGGGAACCATCCACTGGCCGATATCTATAGCGGAGGGTTACTGCTCGCGTTAATTTTCGGGGCGCTGTACTGGCCGGGGCTCTGGCGGGCGATACGTGGCCCCTCGCTCCAGGTCGCAGAACAGGAGTGGGTCGATGCGGCAAAAAGCTACGGCCAGACGCCGATGAAGACGATGCGCAAACACATGGCTCCGTACATCCTGAGCTACATCATGATCTACGCATCGCTGTTGCTCGGTGGTGTGATCATCACGACCGCTGCCCTGTCGTTCCTCGGCCTGGGGATCAACCCGCCGACCCCCGAATGGGGGCGGATGGTCAGTGACGGCCGGTCGTACGTTTCGACGAGCTCCTGGCATATCGCAACCGTCCCTGGCATCCTGATCGTCCTCGTCGTCACCGGATTCAACGCACTCGGTGACGGCATTCGGGACGCTATGGATCCCGAAAGTGAGTCGGGCGATGCTGGAACAACGGCCGCTGCCACGGGAGGTGGTGGATAA
- a CDS encoding ABC transporter permease, protein MSRWRYFFQRVLLSIPILFLVMTLIFVILRMGPLDPVAAMLGPEASGAQAEQIRENMGLNEPLWRQYIDYMVDLITFNFGQSYVIQSGRSVNALIAIFAPRTIWLGFWAVLLPLFIGIPLGFYAGLNPNSWGDYIASFSGIVWLAMPNFWLAIMLLAVLRRTQGGGFLGFDWYTIGPEVRSLIGTPPLNFIGFEEWQSLGMVPMPSGFYFDGGTLAVAIKVILPAAIVLGSASMASELRIGRTAILETINSNYVETAKAKGLSGRVILWKHVFRNALIPLVPIITNEALLLLGGSVIVEVIFGINGLGRLFFISATQGDLPLAGALIFIFTLITISLNILQDFLYTILDPRVGYEQ, encoded by the coding sequence ATGAGCCGCTGGCGATACTTCTTCCAGCGAGTCCTGCTGTCGATCCCGATTCTGTTCCTGGTGATGACGCTCATCTTCGTTATCCTCAGGATGGGGCCGCTCGATCCGGTTGCAGCGATGCTTGGACCGGAAGCCAGTGGGGCGCAAGCCGAACAGATACGAGAAAATATGGGGCTCAATGAGCCGCTATGGCGCCAGTATATCGATTACATGGTCGATCTGATCACGTTCAACTTTGGCCAGTCGTACGTTATTCAGTCCGGCCGAAGTGTAAACGCACTCATCGCCATTTTCGCGCCACGAACCATCTGGCTTGGATTCTGGGCGGTGTTGTTGCCGCTGTTCATCGGCATCCCCCTCGGGTTTTACGCCGGACTCAACCCGAACAGCTGGGGAGACTACATCGCCTCCTTCTCGGGTATCGTCTGGCTCGCAATGCCTAACTTCTGGCTGGCAATTATGTTGCTCGCCGTCTTGCGCCGAACACAAGGTGGGGGCTTTCTCGGCTTCGACTGGTACACGATTGGCCCAGAAGTCCGGAGTCTCATCGGGACGCCACCACTGAATTTCATCGGATTCGAAGAGTGGCAATCACTCGGCATGGTCCCGATGCCCAGTGGCTTCTATTTCGACGGCGGAACGCTTGCCGTGGCAATCAAAGTCATCTTACCCGCTGCTATCGTTCTCGGTTCCGCATCGATGGCGAGTGAACTCCGAATCGGACGGACGGCCATCCTCGAGACGATCAACTCGAACTACGTCGAGACGGCCAAAGCGAAAGGGCTCTCCGGACGCGTTATTCTGTGGAAACACGTTTTCCGCAACGCCCTGATTCCGCTCGTCCCGATCATCACGAACGAGGCGTTGTTGTTGCTCGGTGGGTCAGTCATCGTCGAGGTCATCTTCGGGATTAATGGTCTCGGCCGACTGTTCTTCATCTCAGCGACCCAGGGTGACCTGCCGCTGGCAGGCGCACTGATATTCATCTTCACACTGATAACGATCTCGTTGAACATTCTACAGGACTTCCTGTACACGATCCTCGATCCACGTGTGGGGTACGAACAATGA
- a CDS encoding ABC transporter substrate-binding protein: MPNKSGVSRRSFLKATSAGAATAAVAGCFGGDGDDDGNGDDDGNGEGNGNGNGNGEDEISNVQKAQDAWDRIVANPGPEDEDLRNQAYVEMEEAVRDDMILMPLYHNLNERFWYDHVDVERTGALGGHRQQHNDTSLDDGSTELNLINSTVSSLDPIQSTDTASAVIINQVYENLVDYPDGVAELENQLLEEVDISDDLLTYTFTIKEATYHGGEELTADDFKYAWRRLAESEHSQRANFILGSGFLGIDHETDEEGNVVPDSIGVEVIDDRTFEMTLAEVEAAALDILTYDSFGPVPEGFVDDIEGYDGEVTQEEFATEVMNGTGPFEFDVWDPGTEARVTRFDDYHDDPANLESIHWQILEDDDAIWTYINERNADIFGIPTSQYEQDNIDAEPDDLNRDFGTYGPLENGDTVNYLGVAELSTFYVAFNASQTPKPVRQAVAYVTDHEELINLIFQGRGESAFSFTPPGIWPTGAEGYQEFVDDWPYSPNETDLASAQEVLADAGYTEDDPFEMTLTTYADETFQQFGRNTRDKLDGTGIDLSLEEAEFSTLISRGEDGDLAFYSLGWIWSWADPAYGLFGFEPANTNTDLIPEEADGYYLDWEAEEE; this comes from the coding sequence ATGCCAAATAAATCAGGTGTATCCCGACGATCATTCCTCAAAGCGACGAGCGCCGGTGCAGCCACGGCGGCAGTGGCAGGGTGCTTCGGTGGCGACGGGGACGACGACGGGAACGGCGACGACGACGGAAATGGTGAAGGTAACGGTAACGGTAACGGTAACGGCGAGGACGAGATTTCGAACGTCCAGAAAGCCCAAGATGCCTGGGACCGCATCGTAGCGAACCCTGGCCCGGAAGACGAAGACCTGCGTAACCAGGCCTACGTCGAGATGGAAGAGGCCGTCCGTGACGACATGATCCTCATGCCGTTGTACCACAACCTCAACGAGCGGTTCTGGTACGACCACGTCGACGTCGAACGGACCGGTGCCCTCGGTGGCCACCGTCAGCAGCACAACGACACGTCGCTCGATGACGGTTCCACCGAGTTGAACCTCATCAACTCGACGGTGTCGTCACTGGACCCCATTCAGTCGACTGACACCGCGTCCGCTGTCATCATCAATCAGGTCTACGAGAACCTGGTCGACTACCCCGACGGCGTTGCCGAACTCGAGAACCAGTTGCTCGAAGAGGTCGACATCTCCGACGACCTCCTGACGTACACGTTCACGATCAAAGAGGCAACCTACCACGGTGGCGAGGAACTCACCGCTGACGACTTCAAGTACGCCTGGCGGCGCCTTGCAGAGTCAGAACACAGCCAGCGTGCCAACTTCATCCTCGGCTCCGGTTTCCTCGGTATCGACCACGAGACCGACGAGGAGGGCAACGTCGTGCCGGACTCCATCGGTGTCGAAGTCATCGACGACCGGACGTTCGAGATGACGCTCGCAGAGGTCGAAGCCGCAGCGCTCGACATCCTCACCTACGACTCCTTCGGTCCAGTTCCCGAAGGCTTCGTCGACGACATCGAAGGCTACGATGGCGAAGTCACCCAGGAAGAGTTCGCAACCGAAGTGATGAACGGTACCGGTCCGTTCGAGTTCGACGTCTGGGACCCAGGGACGGAAGCCCGCGTCACGCGCTTCGACGACTACCACGACGACCCCGCGAACCTCGAGTCCATCCACTGGCAGATCCTCGAAGACGACGACGCCATCTGGACGTACATTAACGAGCGTAACGCCGACATCTTCGGCATTCCGACCTCGCAGTACGAACAGGACAACATCGATGCCGAACCGGACGACCTCAACCGTGACTTCGGAACGTACGGACCGCTCGAGAACGGAGACACGGTCAACTACCTCGGTGTCGCCGAACTCAGCACGTTCTACGTCGCGTTCAACGCGAGTCAGACGCCAAAGCCGGTCCGTCAGGCAGTGGCGTACGTCACTGACCACGAAGAACTGATCAACCTGATCTTCCAGGGACGTGGCGAAAGTGCGTTCAGCTTCACGCCGCCGGGTATCTGGCCCACGGGCGCCGAGGGCTACCAGGAGTTCGTCGACGACTGGCCGTACTCGCCAAACGAGACGGACCTGGCATCGGCACAGGAAGTGCTCGCCGACGCCGGCTACACCGAAGACGATCCGTTCGAGATGACGCTGACGACCTACGCGGACGAGACGTTCCAGCAGTTCGGTCGAAACACGCGTGACAAACTCGACGGCACCGGCATCGACCTCTCGCTCGAGGAGGCAGAGTTCAGCACGCTGATCAGCCGTGGTGAAGACGGTGACCTGGCGTTTTACTCGCTGGGCTGGATCTGGAGCTGGGCCGACCCCGCATACGGCCTGTTTGGCTTCGAACCCGCCAACACCAACACGGACCTGATCCCCGAAGAGGCAGACGGCTACTACCTCGACTGGGAAGCTGAAGAGGAATAA
- a CDS encoding universal stress protein, whose protein sequence is MYDNILLPTDGSDTVERTIEHALPIARDNDATVHAISVVDTRIVQAATGETREKITSQLEDGASSATAAVAARASEAGLETVESVERGTPAKAILEYASESDIDLIVIGTHGKSPREKQITMGSVSERVVDRSPVPVFVVRGAEGST, encoded by the coding sequence ATGTACGACAATATTCTTCTTCCGACAGATGGCAGCGACACCGTCGAGCGGACGATTGAACACGCCCTGCCCATTGCCAGAGATAACGACGCCACGGTTCACGCGATATCGGTGGTCGATACACGAATCGTGCAGGCCGCGACGGGCGAGACACGTGAGAAAATAACATCACAACTCGAGGATGGCGCGTCGAGCGCGACGGCTGCCGTCGCTGCACGGGCCAGCGAGGCCGGACTGGAGACGGTCGAGTCCGTCGAGCGAGGAACGCCAGCGAAGGCGATCCTCGAGTATGCTTCGGAGTCCGATATCGATCTGATCGTCATCGGCACCCACGGCAAGAGTCCGCGTGAGAAACAGATTACGATGGGGAGTGTTTCCGAGCGTGTGGTCGACCGATCACCGGTTCCGGTGTTCGTCGTTCGGGGTGCTGAGGGCTCGACGTAG
- a CDS encoding aldo/keto reductase, whose protein sequence is MSDQTQIDLDFVQLGRTGIHTSKLQFGTWRFGRTTEEGTLEISEERGHELLDTYADAGGRYIDTADVYGGGESERWIGDWLDDRDRERYTIASKLYWQIRDGDPNSRGTNRKNVRHRVDAILDRLDTDYLDVLYIHRWDDATPTREMMKTLNGVVESGKVHYLGASTMRPNAWKVARANAIADAHGWESFTVLQPRYNLVDREIEGDYLEFARQRNLAVCPWSPLGQGFLTGKYTRDEDLPDDSKVAESSRFRDAYLTEANFDLHDELDAVAAEVDATPAQVALAWLCHRDGVTAPIVGARTVDQLEENLAAAAIELSPEQVDRLTAAKAGPYDGL, encoded by the coding sequence ATGAGCGATCAGACCCAGATCGACCTCGATTTCGTCCAGCTTGGCCGAACCGGTATCCACACCAGTAAACTCCAGTTTGGCACCTGGCGATTCGGTCGAACGACCGAAGAAGGCACCCTCGAGATCAGTGAAGAGCGCGGCCACGAATTGCTCGACACCTACGCCGACGCCGGCGGCCGATACATCGACACCGCAGACGTTTACGGCGGTGGCGAGAGCGAACGGTGGATCGGCGACTGGCTCGACGACCGCGACCGCGAACGGTACACGATCGCCTCGAAACTCTACTGGCAGATCCGTGACGGCGACCCAAACAGTCGAGGCACCAATCGGAAAAACGTCCGCCACCGCGTCGACGCCATCCTCGACCGGCTCGATACCGACTACCTCGACGTCCTCTACATCCACCGCTGGGACGACGCGACGCCCACGCGAGAAATGATGAAAACCCTCAACGGGGTCGTCGAATCCGGGAAGGTCCACTATCTGGGCGCCTCGACGATGCGCCCGAATGCGTGGAAGGTCGCCCGGGCGAACGCCATCGCCGACGCACACGGCTGGGAATCCTTTACGGTCCTGCAACCACGGTACAACCTGGTCGACCGCGAAATCGAGGGGGACTACCTCGAGTTCGCCCGACAGCGCAATCTGGCGGTCTGTCCCTGGAGTCCCCTCGGGCAGGGCTTTTTGACCGGCAAGTACACTCGAGACGAGGATCTCCCCGACGATTCGAAAGTAGCCGAGTCGAGTCGGTTCAGAGACGCGTACCTCACCGAGGCGAACTTCGATCTGCACGACGAACTCGACGCCGTCGCTGCGGAAGTCGATGCCACACCGGCGCAGGTCGCCCTCGCCTGGCTCTGTCATCGTGACGGCGTTACCGCACCAATCGTCGGCGCGCGTACGGTGGACCAGCTCGAGGAGAACCTGGCAGCCGCGGCCATCGAACTCAGCCCCGAACAGGTCGACCGGTTGACCGCAGCGAAAGCTGGCCCGTACGACGGCCTGTAG
- a CDS encoding transcription initiation factor IIB: protein MKRPPRQKARTETTSTEETETEEGRTCPECNSSSLRQSADGSEVSCEDCGLILEEETIDRGPEWRAFNASERDSKSRVGAPTTQTMHDKGLTTTIDWKNKDAYGRSLSSEKRSQMNRLRKWQERIRTKDAGERNLQFALSETDRMASALGVPRSVREVASVLYRRALEEDLIRGRSIEGVATSTLYAACRMEGIPRSLDEVSAVSRVDRMEIGRTYRYISKELGLEMQPVDPKKYVPRFCSELELSEEVQNKANEIIDTTAEQGLLSGKSPTGYAAAAIYAAALLCNEKKTQNEVANVAQVTEVTIRNRYQEQISAMGFPN from the coding sequence ATGAAACGCCCGCCTCGACAAAAAGCGCGCACGGAGACGACATCGACGGAGGAAACCGAGACAGAGGAGGGCCGGACCTGTCCGGAGTGTAACTCTAGTTCACTACGCCAAAGTGCAGACGGCAGCGAGGTCAGCTGTGAAGACTGTGGCTTGATCCTCGAGGAAGAAACTATCGACCGGGGGCCCGAATGGCGGGCATTCAACGCCTCCGAACGCGATAGTAAATCCCGCGTCGGTGCGCCGACGACCCAGACGATGCACGACAAGGGGCTGACGACGACCATCGACTGGAAGAACAAAGACGCCTACGGCCGGTCGCTCTCCTCCGAAAAACGCAGTCAGATGAATCGGTTGCGCAAGTGGCAAGAACGAATCCGAACCAAAGACGCCGGCGAACGCAACCTCCAGTTTGCACTCTCCGAAACCGATCGCATGGCCTCCGCGCTGGGCGTTCCGCGTTCGGTCCGGGAAGTCGCGAGCGTCCTCTATCGACGCGCCCTCGAGGAAGACCTCATCCGCGGGCGCTCCATCGAAGGCGTCGCAACGAGTACGCTGTATGCCGCCTGTCGGATGGAAGGCATCCCACGCTCGCTCGACGAAGTATCGGCCGTCTCGCGCGTCGACCGGATGGAAATCGGCCGCACGTATCGGTACATCTCGAAAGAACTCGGCCTCGAGATGCAACCCGTCGACCCGAAGAAGTACGTCCCACGATTCTGTTCGGAACTCGAACTTTCCGAGGAAGTCCAGAACAAGGCCAACGAGATCATCGACACCACCGCCGAGCAGGGGCTGCTCTCCGGAAAATCACCGACCGGGTATGCAGCGGCCGCGATCTATGCTGCCGCCCTGTTGTGTAACGAAAAGAAAACGCAGAACGAAGTCGCCAACGTCGCCCAGGTTACCGAGGTCACGATCCGAAATCGGTACCAAGAACAGATCAGCGCGATGGGTTTCCCGAACTAG
- a CDS encoding ABC transporter substrate-binding protein has translation MNDPGISAAEEGSIERRDILKLVGGSALAVALAGCTELVGDDDDATTTSDNGDIPDEPIEAGLQTFREGAPAVLGLQAEYGAETAVRRINANGGVAGRQIELDIVEEGTEQLENYQQFVEEGKEVTFGPISSGGHEAMVPEIDDQGVVNVATDGTVTTLYEEDYPDTTYSFRFQNHDVMEALSAAIEAVEILGADNIETYAGVNPNYAFGEDEMAIFRAGIEQLTDAEEVYNGTPDLGAPDMSTHVTNINSEEPDVVFTSCWGGDATLLLSQGQANNMLDNTELVVGPVLYGSANDYEEGDLEGPIYSGSRNFYWDQPSTDQWSPAADLFDEVQDEYGVIPTAHFMSGYGAVTAWATAADKAVRLLGRWPEQEEIAMILEEHGFYTPAGYHVMSTDHQGYSNAHFGEIVWSDEVGGAVLEDVNVYAPEEVSPPPGMTSLDWIGSW, from the coding sequence ATGAACGATCCTGGAATTTCGGCAGCTGAAGAGGGGAGTATCGAACGAAGAGATATACTGAAACTCGTCGGCGGATCGGCGCTTGCAGTCGCACTCGCTGGCTGTACAGAACTCGTGGGTGATGATGACGACGCGACCACCACCAGTGACAACGGGGATATTCCCGACGAGCCGATCGAAGCAGGATTGCAAACGTTTCGGGAAGGTGCACCGGCGGTTCTCGGGTTGCAAGCGGAGTATGGCGCAGAAACGGCTGTCCGACGAATCAATGCAAACGGCGGCGTTGCGGGCCGGCAGATCGAACTCGATATCGTTGAAGAGGGAACCGAACAACTCGAGAATTACCAGCAGTTCGTTGAGGAGGGGAAAGAGGTCACGTTCGGACCAATCTCGAGCGGCGGTCACGAAGCGATGGTCCCCGAAATCGATGACCAGGGCGTGGTCAACGTTGCGACTGACGGAACGGTGACGACGCTGTACGAGGAAGATTACCCAGATACGACGTACTCGTTCCGATTCCAGAACCACGACGTGATGGAGGCACTCTCGGCGGCTATCGAGGCGGTTGAGATCCTTGGCGCGGACAACATCGAGACGTACGCTGGCGTCAATCCAAACTACGCATTCGGCGAAGACGAGATGGCGATTTTCCGTGCAGGAATCGAGCAACTGACGGATGCGGAGGAAGTCTACAACGGGACGCCGGATCTCGGTGCTCCTGACATGTCGACGCACGTCACGAATATCAACAGCGAAGAGCCTGACGTCGTCTTCACGAGCTGTTGGGGCGGCGACGCCACGTTGCTCCTCTCTCAGGGGCAGGCAAACAACATGCTCGACAACACTGAACTCGTCGTCGGCCCCGTTCTGTACGGATCAGCCAACGATTACGAGGAAGGCGACCTCGAGGGCCCAATCTACTCGGGTTCGCGGAACTTCTACTGGGACCAACCCAGCACCGACCAGTGGTCGCCCGCTGCGGACCTGTTCGACGAAGTACAAGATGAGTACGGCGTCATCCCCACGGCCCACTTCATGAGCGGCTACGGTGCGGTTACCGCGTGGGCAACGGCAGCCGACAAGGCAGTCAGACTCCTCGGGCGGTGGCCCGAGCAGGAGGAAATCGCAATGATACTCGAGGAACACGGGTTTTACACGCCGGCGGGCTACCACGTCATGTCCACCGACCACCAGGGCTACTCGAATGCCCACTTCGGCGAAATAGTGTGGTCAGATGAGGTCGGCGGCGCAGTTCTCGAGGATGTCAACGTCTACGCGCCCGAAGAGGTGTCACCACCACCGGGAATGACGTCACTGGACTGGATCGGTAGCTGGTGA
- a CDS encoding branched-chain amino acid ABC transporter permease — translation MVESLVAHTLNGLYYGLILFMIASGMTIIFGVLGILNLAHGELYALGAFLVFSIVGFLTGLVAEPTGHFTAIIFAVVVLLGSLAAAAVLLPVGATLEAIFVRPIYEREDVYQLLLTYALLLIFIDVMKFGWGTSPVNTTVYSTLNEVPTTELVGFSYPSYNIIVILVGTVVFAWLVWFFDRTKTGRIVRATAINREMSTAIGVSTDRTFTLVFAMGAFFAGFGGAMASIGPGPAFLEMGLDPLVLSFVIIVIGGLGSLKGAFVAAILVGVISRWTVGVFNLPQLELAAPFILMAIILLLKPEGLYGTWGEIE, via the coding sequence ATGGTCGAATCCCTCGTAGCGCATACGCTCAACGGCCTCTACTACGGGCTAATTCTGTTTATGATCGCCTCTGGAATGACGATCATTTTCGGCGTGCTGGGAATCTTGAACCTCGCCCACGGTGAGTTGTATGCACTCGGAGCGTTTCTCGTGTTCAGTATCGTCGGCTTCTTGACCGGGTTGGTGGCCGAACCGACCGGCCACTTCACGGCAATCATTTTCGCCGTTGTCGTTCTGCTTGGGTCGCTCGCGGCCGCTGCCGTCTTGTTGCCAGTCGGTGCGACCCTCGAAGCGATCTTTGTCAGGCCGATCTACGAACGTGAGGACGTCTATCAGCTCCTATTGACGTATGCGTTGTTGTTGATCTTCATCGATGTGATGAAATTTGGCTGGGGGACGTCCCCGGTCAACACCACCGTGTACAGCACGCTCAACGAGGTCCCGACGACGGAACTGGTCGGCTTCAGTTATCCCTCGTACAACATCATCGTCATCCTCGTCGGTACCGTGGTTTTCGCATGGCTCGTCTGGTTCTTCGACCGAACGAAGACCGGCCGAATCGTTCGCGCGACCGCGATCAACCGAGAGATGTCGACCGCCATTGGCGTCAGCACGGATCGGACGTTCACCCTCGTCTTTGCGATGGGCGCGTTTTTCGCCGGGTTCGGCGGTGCGATGGCCAGTATCGGCCCTGGACCCGCCTTCCTCGAGATGGGGCTTGACCCCCTCGTCCTCTCGTTCGTCATCATCGTGATCGGCGGCCTCGGGAGTCTGAAAGGCGCGTTCGTCGCTGCGATACTGGTCGGCGTCATCAGCCGGTGGACCGTCGGTGTGTTCAACCTGCCCCAGCTAGAGCTGGCAGCACCGTTCATCCTGATGGCAATTATTCTCCTGCTCAAACCCGAGGGTCTCTACGGTACGTGGGGTGAGATCGAATGA
- a CDS encoding branched-chain amino acid ABC transporter permease: MSRFLVERDGKTHFRPMKGLELTAGQVVLTLLGIVALFAVPDITSATALSFSIIHQGILFGLAAVGLNLLLRHTELVSFGHAAFFGAGAYGVAVLSSHYEVSSGFLLLLGAIAVATVLALVIGYLVAGYLDIYFALLTLAFNQVLFAFVLQSGYFNYNDGLSVRVGGDRPSLLGIDQWLVATLGTDPITAYNYTLYYLTVVILLVMLVVTWKIVNSPFGRALDAIGQDRTRAQFIGIPVDRYVWIAFTLSGIYGGIAGGLFALLQLHVRPEPVLFVFVSGEILFMAILGGIGTLVGPIIGGIVLIYLLRLARFYVEYYHALTGIVLLLVVFVLPKGMLGTLPEISAGLDRRRQDPTLLRDDVTTIGASIRERLYRAVSTVRIIIFGVK; the protein is encoded by the coding sequence ATGAGCCGCTTCCTCGTCGAACGCGACGGCAAAACGCACTTTCGGCCTATGAAGGGGCTCGAACTCACCGCTGGGCAAGTAGTGTTAACACTCCTCGGAATCGTTGCGCTCTTTGCCGTGCCCGATATCACCAGCGCCACGGCGCTGTCGTTCTCGATTATTCATCAGGGCATCCTGTTCGGACTCGCTGCAGTCGGTCTGAACTTGCTGTTGCGTCACACCGAACTCGTTTCCTTCGGTCATGCAGCCTTCTTTGGTGCTGGCGCGTACGGGGTTGCCGTACTGTCCTCGCACTACGAGGTCTCGAGTGGCTTCCTGTTGCTCCTCGGTGCCATTGCCGTAGCGACGGTTCTCGCACTCGTAATCGGCTACCTCGTCGCCGGCTACCTCGATATCTACTTTGCACTGTTGACGCTCGCGTTCAATCAGGTGTTGTTCGCGTTCGTTCTCCAGAGCGGATACTTCAACTACAACGACGGCCTCTCGGTCCGGGTCGGCGGTGACCGACCATCGCTGCTCGGAATCGATCAGTGGCTCGTCGCGACGCTCGGCACCGATCCGATTACAGCCTACAACTACACCCTCTATTACCTCACTGTGGTCATCCTCCTCGTCATGCTCGTCGTGACGTGGAAAATCGTCAACTCACCGTTCGGCAGGGCACTCGACGCAATCGGGCAAGATCGAACCCGCGCTCAGTTTATCGGCATTCCCGTCGATCGCTACGTCTGGATCGCGTTCACGCTTTCCGGCATCTATGGCGGGATCGCCGGCGGACTGTTCGCCCTCTTGCAACTGCACGTCCGACCCGAGCCCGTCTTGTTCGTCTTCGTCTCCGGTGAAATCCTGTTCATGGCGATTCTCGGCGGCATCGGAACGCTCGTCGGGCCGATCATCGGCGGCATCGTCCTCATCTATTTGCTCCGACTGGCTCGGTTCTACGTCGAGTACTATCACGCCCTCACGGGTATCGTGTTGTTGCTCGTCGTGTTCGTATTGCCAAAAGGCATGCTGGGGACGCTCCCCGAGATATCGGCTGGACTCGATCGACGCCGTCAGGATCCGACACTGCTTCGCGATGACGTAACCACGATTGGGGCTTCGATCAGGGAGCGATTGTATCGTGCCGTAAGTACCGTCCGAATCATCATATTCGGGGTGAAATAG